One genomic region from Mangifera indica cultivar Alphonso chromosome 17, CATAS_Mindica_2.1, whole genome shotgun sequence encodes:
- the LOC123200217 gene encoding probable xyloglucan endotransglucosylase/hydrolase protein 23: MGSLSLIVLLGSIIVVSAGNFNQEFEITWGDGRGKILDNDKLLTLSLDHNSGSGFQSRNEYLFGKIDMQLKLVPGNSAGTVTAYYLRSKGAAWDEIDFEFLGNLSGEPYTLHTNVYSQGKGDREQQFHLWFDPTQDFHTYSVLWNPQHIIFSVDGTPIREFKNLESMGVPFPKNQPMRIQSSIWNADDWATRGGLIKTDWSKAPFTASYRNFNAEACVWSSGKSSCTSSSPPRGDWFNQGLDSGGKKKLKWVQNNYMIYNYCTDTKRFPQGLPKECSVN; encoded by the exons ATGGGTTCTCTCTCTTTAATAGTTTTGCTTGGGTCTATAATAGTTGTTTCTGCCGGGAATTTTAACCAAGAATTTGAAATCACATGGGGAGATGGTCGTGGTAAAATACTCGATAATGATAAGCTTCTTACTCTCTCTCTGGACCATAATTCCGGCTCAGGATTTCAGTCCAGGAATGAGTATTTATTCGGCAAGATTGATATGCAGCTCAAGCTTGTCCCTGGAAACTCTGCTGGCACTGTCACTGCTTACTAT TTACGCTCAAAAGGGGCAGCATGGGACGAAATAGACTTTGAATTCTTGGGAAACCTGAGCGGTGAGCCTTACACCCTTCACACCAACGTTTATAGCCAAGGCAAAGGTGACAGAGAGCAACAGTTTCACCTCTGGTTCGATCCCACTCAAGATTTTCACACCTACTCCGTCCTTTGGAACCCCCAACACATCAT TTTCTCTGTCGATGGGACACCGATTAGAGAGTTCAAAAACCTGGAGAGCATGGGCGTCCCATTTCCAAAAAACCAACCGATGAGGATACAATCAAGTATCTGGAATGCCGACGACTGGGCTACAAGAGGCGGACTTATCAAGACAGACTGGAGCAAAGCTCCTTTCACGGCCTCTTACAGGAACTTTAATGCCGAAGCTTGTGTCTGGTCCTCTGGAAAATCTTCTTGCACTTCAAGCTCACCCCCTCGAGGTGATTGGTTCAATCAAGGATTGGATTCCGGCGGCAAAAAGAAACTCAAATGGGTGCAAAACAACTACATGATTTACAATTACTGCACTGACACAAAGCGATTTCCCCAAGGCCTTCCCAAAGAGTGCTCggttaattaa